One Trichomycterus rosablanca isolate fTriRos1 chromosome 12, fTriRos1.hap1, whole genome shotgun sequence DNA window includes the following coding sequences:
- the gpr45 gene encoding high-affinity lysophosphatidic acid receptor, with protein MSVCNTSYLKQCGLLEPTELQEVEFGLMPVVLRVVLAGIMIFMITIGFLGNAIVCLIVYQKPAMRSAINLLLATLAFSDIMLSLLCMPFTAVTVASMDWSFGAGFCQVSVMLYWLFVLEGVSILLIISVDRFLIIVQRQDKLTPHRAKVLIAASWALSFCVALPSVVSWRTTGVKQAPQCILGYSESIADRGYTVLLAVAVFFVPFSVMLYSYICILNTVRKNALRIHTLVAEDSAGLKLGLTGLHRPPHVSIDMSFKTRAFTTILILFVGFSVCWLPHTMVSLLAVFSRHFSFSPAFYPVSIGALWLSYLKAVFNPVIYCWRIRKFREACLDFIPKTCKLCPKIPGRGHRRIRPSNIYVCSSETQSSV; from the coding sequence ATGTCTGTGTGCAATACCAGCTATCTGAAGCAATGTGGCCTACTTGAGCCAACAGAGCTACAGGAGGTTGAGTTCGGTCTCATGCCCGTTGTGCTCAGAGTGGTGCTGGCTGGCATCATGATCTTCATGATTACCATTGGTTTCTTGGGCAATGCTATTGTATGCTTGATTGTCTATCAGAAGCCAGCAATGCGATCAGCGATTAATCTACTTCTAGCCACACTGGCCTTCTCAGACATTATGCTTTCTCTGCTGTGTATGCCTTTCACCGCTGTCACTGTGGCATCCATGGACTGGAGTTTTGGGGCAGGTTTTTGTCAAGTCTCAGTCATGCTTTACTGGCTTTTTGTTCTGGAGGGCGTCTCTATCCTGCTCATAATCAGCGTGGATCGCTTCCTCATCATTGTACAGAGACAGGACAAGTTAACTCCACATCGAGCTAAAGTTCTGATTGCAGCCTCATGGGCTTTGTCCTTTTGTGTGGCTCTTCCTTCTGTCGTCAGCTGGAGGACAACTGGCGTAAAACAGGCGCCCCAGTGCATCCTGGGATACAGTGAGTCGATTGCAGATCGGGGCTACACGGTGTTGTTAGCTGTGGCTGTTTTCTTTGTGCCTTTTAGTGTGATGCTCTACTCCTACATATGCATTCTGAACACAGTGAGGAAAAATGCACTGCGCATTCACACCCTCGTTGCTGAGGACAGTGCTGGACTCAAACTGGGTCTTACTGGTCTGCATCGTCCTCCACACGTCAGCATAGATATGAGTTTTAAGACCAGGGCCTTCACCACCATCCTCATCCTCTTTGTAGGCTTTTCTGTATGCTGGCTGCCCCACACCATGGTGAGCCTGCTGGCTGTGTTTAGCCGTCACTTTTCTTTCAGTCCAGCATTTTATCCTGTCAGCATAGGCGCACTGTGGCTCAGTTACCTAAAGGCTGTTTTTAATCCAGTCATCTACTGCTGGAGGATACGCAAGTTTCGCGAGGCCTGCTTGGACTTCATACCCAAGACGTGTAAGCTTTGTCCTAAGATCCCTGGCAGAGGTCACAGACGCATAAGACCCAGCAATATTTATGTGTGTAGCAGTGAGACCCAGTCTTCAGT
- the pou3f3a gene encoding POU domain, class 3, transcription factor 3-A: MATAASNPYLASTNILSSSGSVVHSESGGGGMQPAVTSVSAGYRGDPAGKMVQSDFMQGAMAASNGGHMLSHAHQWVTSLPHAAAAAAAAAAAAAAAEAGSPWSSSPVGMAGSPQQQDVKSTPSREELHSATALHHRSAHGAHQAHQSAWPGTTHGISTITAGQQQSQQSLIYSQPGAFTVNGMLNPTSSLVHSGLMRGESPEMDHTSHHHHHHHHHPHHHPHQQQQHGHHPHAQHHGGVNSHDSHSDEDTPTSDDLEQFAKQFKQKRIKLGFTQADVGLALGTLYGNVFSQTTICRFEALQLSFKNMCKLKPLLNKWLEEADSSTGSPTSIDKIAAQGRKRKKRTSIEVSVKGALESHFLKCPKPSAQEITNLADSLQLEKEVVRVWFCNRRQKEKRMTPPGVGQTHEDVYSQVGNENFVIDCLKDASLKAEPDDQVGTTPNSYHQLILAH, translated from the exons ATGGCCACAGCGGCTTCCAATCCTTACCTGGCCAGCACCAACATTCTTTCTTCATCAGGCTCGGTGGTGCACTCGGAGTCCGGAGGCGGTGGCATGCAGCCAGCCGTTACTTCAGTATCAGCCGGATACAGAGGAGATCCCGCGGGCAAGATGGTGCAGAGCGATTTTATGCAAGGAGCCATGGCGGCCAGTAACGGGGGCCACATGTTAAGCCATGCACATCAGTGGGTCACCTCGCTGCCTCACGCCGCCGCGGCAgccgcagcagcagcagccgcCGCAGCAGCCGCCGAAGCCGGATCGCCTTGGTCCTCTAGTCCTGTAGGAATGGCTGGCAGCCCGCAGCAGCAAGACGTAAAAAGCACTCCCAGCCGAGAAGAGCTTCACTCCGCAACAGCTCTGCACCATCGATCTGCTCACGGAGCTCACCAGGCGCACCAAAGCGCATGGCCCGGCACCACGCACGGCATCAGCACCATCACAGCGGGCCAGCAGCAATCCCAGCAGTCCCTTATCTACTCCCAACCCGGAGCTTTCACTGTCAACGGAATGCTTAACCCCACCAGCAGTTTGGTTCATTCAGGTTTGATGCGAGGCGAATCGCCAGAAATGGACCACACTAgccaccatcatcaccaccaccatcatcatcctCACCATCACCCGCATCAGCAGCAACAACACGGGCACCATCCTCACGCGCAGCACCACGGCGGAGTGAACAGCCACGACTCACACTCAGACGAGGACACTCCGACTTCTGACGACCTCGAGCAGTTTGCCAAACAGTTTAAGCAGAAACGCATTAAGCTTGGCTTTACGCAGGCTGACGTGGGATTGGCTCTCGGTACTCTATACGGAAACGTCTTCTCCCAGACCACAATTTGCAGGTTCGAGGCTCTGCAGCTCAGCTTTAAAAACATGTGCAAGCTCAAGCCGCTGCTAAACAAGTGGCTGGAGGAGGCCGACTCGAGCACCGGTAGTCCCACCAGCATTGACAAAATCGCAGCACAGGGCCGCAAGCGCAAAAAGCGCACCTCAATCGAGGTAAGCGTCAAGGGCGCACTAGAAAGTCACTTTCTGAAATGTCCTAAACCTTCGGCGCAAGAGATCACTAACCTGGCGGACAGCCTGCAGCTGGAAAAGGAGGTGGTTCGTGTCTGGTTTTGCAATAGGAGGCAGAAGGAGAAGAGGATGACACCGCCAGGAGTGGGTCAGACGCACGAGGACGTGTACTCTCAGGTCGGCAAC GAGAACTTTGTGATAGATTGCTTAAAAGATGCAAGTTTGAAAGCTGAACCGGACGACCAGGTGGGCACAACTCCCAACTCTTATCACCAGCTCATTCTGGCGCattga